A window of the Streptomyces sp. NBC_00454 genome harbors these coding sequences:
- a CDS encoding LacI family DNA-binding transcriptional regulator — MADVAAMAGVSAQTVSRVVNGTARVDDATRDRVVRAVRMLGYRPNTAARALATGKFRMIGVISFDLKAHGNARTLESIVSAVQSTEYSVNVVVPQAQTQEAVLDAFRRLSGHAVDGVIVNEAQILTGSLMLPFGLPVVVVDGGDDHRYPGVHTDHAAGAEIAVKHLLGLGHPTVWHLAGPQDSHPARRRAEAWQRVVMAAGAPVPPVVHGDWTAESGYRAGRELAGRPEVTAVFAANDQMALGLVRALRDAGRSVPGDVSVVGFDNIAESGYFLPPLTTVDQDLSRVGAACVGRLLSQIEGAPSADSSVVSVMPVLVERDSTAPPCR, encoded by the coding sequence ATGGCGGACGTCGCTGCCATGGCCGGGGTCTCGGCGCAGACCGTCTCCCGGGTGGTCAACGGGACCGCCCGGGTCGACGACGCGACCCGTGACCGGGTCGTCCGTGCCGTGCGCATGCTCGGGTACCGCCCCAACACGGCCGCCCGGGCGCTGGCCACCGGCAAGTTCCGGATGATCGGCGTCATCAGCTTCGACCTCAAGGCACACGGAAACGCACGCACCTTGGAGTCGATCGTCTCCGCCGTGCAGTCGACGGAGTACTCGGTCAACGTCGTCGTACCGCAGGCACAGACCCAGGAGGCGGTACTCGACGCCTTCCGGCGACTGAGCGGCCACGCGGTCGACGGAGTCATCGTCAACGAGGCGCAGATCCTGACCGGTTCGCTGATGCTCCCCTTCGGACTTCCGGTCGTGGTCGTGGACGGCGGCGACGACCACCGCTACCCCGGCGTCCACACCGACCACGCGGCCGGCGCGGAGATCGCAGTGAAACACCTGCTGGGGCTCGGCCATCCCACGGTCTGGCACCTGGCCGGCCCGCAGGACTCCCACCCCGCGCGCCGCCGCGCCGAAGCGTGGCAGCGGGTGGTCATGGCGGCGGGTGCCCCGGTCCCGCCGGTCGTCCACGGCGACTGGACCGCCGAGAGCGGCTACCGGGCCGGCCGGGAACTCGCCGGCCGGCCCGAGGTCACCGCGGTGTTCGCCGCCAACGACCAGATGGCACTCGGTCTGGTGCGGGCACTGCGCGACGCGGGGCGTTCGGTTCCCGGGGACGTGAGCGTGGTCGGGTTCGACAACATCGCCGAATCCGGCTATTTCCTCCCGCCGCTGACCACCGTGGATCAGGACCTCTCCCGGGTCGGTGCGGCCTGCGTGGGCCGCCTCCTCAGCCAGATCGAAGGCGCGCCGTCGGCGGACTCGTCCGTCGTGTCGGTCATGCCGGTCCTGGTGGAGCGGGACAGCACGGCGCCGCCGTGCCGCTGA
- a CDS encoding carbohydrate ABC transporter permease, with protein MRRRGAVRRNLTAHAFLLPFLCVFAIGVLAPLVYSVNLSLYQERMIGGRVFSGLDNYTKAFKDGLFHAGLGRVALFFAIQVPLMLGLALMAALAIDSGRLRAPGLFRIGLFVPYAVPGVVAALMWGYLYGDRFGLAGEIGDLLHTELPDLLSESWMLASIGNIVTWSYVGYNMLIFYAALRSVPEELYEAAEVDGAGAFRKAFSIKLPALRPALLMATTFSVIGSFQLFNEPSVLQSLAPAAVTTNYTPNMYAYSLAFDGRQFNYSAAVAVLLGLVTVIVAYAVQSATARRERLL; from the coding sequence GTGAGAAGACGTGGCGCTGTTCGGCGCAACCTCACCGCCCACGCGTTCCTGCTGCCGTTCTTGTGCGTCTTCGCCATCGGGGTCCTCGCCCCGCTGGTCTACTCGGTCAACCTGAGCCTCTACCAGGAGCGCATGATCGGCGGGAGGGTCTTCAGCGGGCTGGACAACTACACCAAGGCGTTCAAGGACGGCCTGTTCCACGCCGGCCTCGGCCGCGTCGCGCTCTTCTTCGCGATCCAGGTGCCGCTCATGCTCGGCCTCGCCCTCATGGCGGCCCTCGCGATCGACAGCGGACGACTGCGCGCCCCGGGCCTGTTCCGCATCGGCCTCTTCGTCCCCTACGCCGTTCCCGGCGTGGTCGCGGCGCTGATGTGGGGCTACCTGTACGGAGACCGCTTCGGCCTGGCCGGCGAGATCGGCGACCTCCTGCACACCGAGTTGCCCGACCTGCTCTCCGAGAGCTGGATGCTCGCGTCGATCGGCAACATCGTCACGTGGTCGTACGTCGGCTACAACATGCTGATCTTCTACGCCGCCCTGCGGTCCGTCCCCGAGGAGCTGTACGAGGCGGCCGAGGTCGACGGCGCCGGGGCCTTCCGCAAGGCGTTCAGCATCAAACTGCCCGCCCTGCGCCCCGCCCTGCTGATGGCCACCACCTTCTCGGTGATCGGCAGCTTCCAGCTCTTCAACGAGCCGAGCGTGCTCCAGTCCCTGGCGCCCGCCGCCGTCACCACGAACTACACGCCCAACATGTACGCCTACAGCCTCGCCTTCGACGGGCGCCAGTTCAACTACTCGGCCGCCGTCGCGGTGCTGCTCGGCCTGGTCACCGTGATCGTCGCGTACGCGGTCCAGAGTGCGACCGCCCGAAGGGAGCGCCTCCTGTGA
- a CDS encoding carbohydrate ABC transporter permease, whose translation MGLMLAYTLIPLIWLAISATKSNQTLFDSPGLWFGDGFHLFDNIRDVFTYDGGIYLRWFGNTLLYSVVGAGGASVIATMGGYALAKFEFAGRRVLSALVIGAISIPASALAVPTYLLFSDMGIVNTPWAVLLPSLASPFGLYLMRVYATEAVPDAMLEAARIDGAGELRIFLTISTRLLAPGFVTVLLFTLVATWNNYFLPLIVLNDPKLFPLTVGLRQWDSLAQGGAGAGAIPILPLVITGSLLAIVPLVVAFLFLQRFWQSGLAAGGVKQ comes from the coding sequence ATGGGCCTGATGCTCGCGTACACCCTGATCCCCCTGATCTGGCTCGCGATCAGCGCGACGAAGTCCAACCAGACCCTCTTCGACTCGCCCGGCCTGTGGTTCGGGGACGGCTTCCACCTGTTCGACAACATCCGGGACGTCTTCACCTACGACGGCGGGATCTACCTGCGCTGGTTCGGCAACACCCTGCTCTACTCGGTGGTCGGGGCGGGTGGCGCCTCGGTCATCGCGACGATGGGCGGGTACGCCCTGGCCAAGTTCGAGTTCGCCGGCCGGCGGGTGCTGTCCGCCCTGGTCATCGGAGCGATCTCGATCCCGGCGTCCGCCCTCGCGGTGCCGACGTACCTGCTGTTCAGCGACATGGGCATCGTCAACACGCCGTGGGCGGTCCTCCTGCCCTCCCTCGCCAGCCCCTTCGGCCTCTACCTGATGCGGGTGTACGCGACCGAGGCCGTGCCGGACGCGATGCTGGAGGCCGCACGCATCGACGGCGCCGGCGAGCTCCGGATCTTCCTCACCATCTCGACGCGCCTGCTGGCTCCCGGTTTCGTCACGGTGCTGCTGTTCACCCTCGTCGCCACCTGGAACAACTACTTCCTGCCGCTGATCGTGCTCAACGACCCGAAGCTGTTCCCCCTCACCGTGGGACTGCGCCAGTGGGACTCGCTCGCACAGGGCGGCGCCGGGGCCGGGGCCATACCCATCCTCCCCCTGGTGATCACCGGCAGCCTCCTGGCGATCGTCCCGCTGGTCGTCGCGTTCCTCTTCCTCCAGCGGTTCTGGCAGTCGGGTCTGGCCGCCGGCGGCGTCAAGCAGTAG
- a CDS encoding ABC transporter substrate-binding protein produces the protein MSRSPRPSALTRTLTAAGAGALSLVLTACGGGSGASDGGQKADAASVRAALDKPAEITFWTWVPNIEKTVALFEKKYPKVKVHIVNAGRSKDEYTKLTTTLKAGTGAPDVAQIEYFALPQFAISKSLVNLADYGAADLKDKFADSAWSQVSVAGGIYGIPQDTGPMAMFYRKDILDRFGATPPRTWEEFGALAKKIHDADPNVRLTYADPGDAGTSNSLIWDFGGKPYTVNGATDVTIDLKDDPGAKAYADTWGPLIESKLVDSTASWNDEWWKSMASGKYATWLAGAWAPAVLEQNIPQSKGQWSVAPMPGGVSAENGGSSVAVTTQSKNKEASVAFAQWLDSDPEAVKSLNSEVGLFPATKVLLDDPGFRGAEVPFFPGSKPNEVFADMSKAVRPGWQYLPFQVYANSVFKDSVGQALQPGGNLPGALATWEERLKLYGKEQGFTVK, from the coding sequence ATGAGCAGATCCCCGCGTCCGTCGGCTCTCACCCGCACCCTCACCGCGGCCGGCGCCGGCGCACTCTCCCTCGTCCTCACCGCATGCGGCGGCGGATCCGGAGCCTCCGACGGCGGACAGAAGGCCGATGCCGCGAGTGTGCGGGCGGCACTGGACAAGCCCGCCGAGATCACCTTCTGGACCTGGGTCCCGAACATCGAGAAGACCGTCGCACTGTTCGAGAAGAAGTACCCCAAGGTCAAGGTCCACATCGTCAACGCGGGCCGTTCCAAGGACGAGTACACCAAGCTGACCACCACGCTCAAGGCCGGTACGGGCGCCCCCGACGTCGCGCAGATCGAATACTTCGCCCTCCCCCAGTTCGCGATCTCCAAATCCCTCGTCAACCTCGCCGACTACGGCGCGGCCGACCTGAAGGACAAGTTCGCCGACTCGGCCTGGTCCCAGGTCAGCGTCGCCGGCGGGATCTACGGCATACCCCAGGACACCGGCCCGATGGCCATGTTCTACCGCAAGGACATCCTCGACAGGTTCGGTGCGACGCCTCCGCGGACGTGGGAGGAGTTCGGCGCCCTGGCCAAGAAGATCCACGACGCCGATCCGAACGTCCGCCTCACCTACGCCGACCCCGGCGACGCGGGCACCTCCAACAGTCTGATCTGGGACTTCGGCGGCAAGCCGTACACCGTCAACGGCGCCACCGACGTCACCATCGACCTCAAGGACGACCCCGGCGCCAAGGCCTATGCCGACACCTGGGGCCCGCTGATCGAGAGCAAGCTGGTCGACTCCACCGCGAGCTGGAACGACGAGTGGTGGAAGTCGATGGCCTCCGGGAAGTACGCGACCTGGCTGGCAGGCGCCTGGGCGCCCGCGGTACTGGAGCAGAACATCCCGCAGAGCAAGGGACAGTGGTCGGTCGCCCCCATGCCGGGCGGTGTCAGCGCGGAGAACGGCGGCTCGTCGGTCGCGGTCACCACGCAGTCGAAGAACAAGGAGGCCTCGGTCGCCTTCGCCCAGTGGCTCGACTCCGACCCGGAGGCGGTCAAGTCGCTCAACTCCGAGGTCGGCCTGTTCCCGGCGACCAAGGTGCTGCTCGACGACCCCGGCTTCCGTGGCGCCGAGGTGCCGTTCTTCCCCGGCAGCAAGCCGAACGAGGTCTTCGCCGACATGTCGAAGGCGGTGCGGCCCGGCTGGCAGTACCTGCCGTTCCAGGTGTACGCGAACAGCGTCTTCAAGGACTCCGTCGGCCAGGCCCTGCAGCCCGGCGGGAACCTGCCGGGCGCGCTGGCCACCTGGGAGGAACGGCTGAAGCTCTACGGCAAGGAACAGGGTTTCACCGTCAAGTAG
- a CDS encoding glycoside hydrolase family 31 protein yields the protein MTTLELPLLDGERWWGGAVAEGRHMPYPEGYTFDLRDVLANQGMPLLLSDRGRWVHGERTFTFTISDGRLTAQTHEADAVLEHGEGHGDLRGAYRHAVTRHYPPSGTMPDPLLFGAPQYNLWIETVFEPTQEKVLAYAERLLAEGFPPGVLMIDDRWSNDYGDWTFHPGRFPDPAAMVARLHRLGFKVMLWLVPYVTPDSPTARQLGDRGLLVRETGAGTGTDGRAKVASWWNGWSAGLDLLDPRARAWLTGRLEALRDDIGIDGFKFDGGDAPWWRSLGCADPEAYTHAWNRFGVDWPLNEFRDAWRAAGLPLAQRQQDKYHLWEGRFGLDSLIPNALAQALTGHAFTCPDMIGGGEFRFVPGEGGEGFDEELFVRYAQIAALFPMMQFSMAPWRVLSPDNLAIVREAARIHTEFAPEILSLAAHAAATGEPIQRPLEWAFPHQGYAAVTDQFMLGDTLMVAPVVTKGADGREVRIPPGTWRADDGRSYVGPATVWIDAPPARLPYLRRTAAPEA from the coding sequence ATGACGACACTCGAACTCCCCCTCCTCGACGGGGAACGCTGGTGGGGCGGGGCGGTCGCCGAAGGGCGGCACATGCCGTACCCCGAGGGCTACACCTTCGACCTGCGGGACGTACTGGCCAACCAGGGCATGCCGCTCCTGCTCTCCGACCGCGGCCGCTGGGTGCACGGCGAGCGCACCTTCACCTTCACGATCTCCGACGGTCGACTGACCGCCCAGACGCACGAAGCGGACGCGGTCCTCGAGCACGGCGAGGGGCACGGCGATCTGCGCGGGGCGTACCGCCACGCGGTCACCCGCCACTACCCTCCGTCCGGCACGATGCCGGACCCCCTGCTCTTCGGCGCACCGCAGTACAACCTGTGGATCGAGACGGTGTTCGAGCCGACTCAGGAGAAGGTGCTGGCGTACGCGGAGCGGCTGCTCGCGGAAGGCTTCCCGCCCGGCGTGCTGATGATCGACGACCGGTGGAGCAACGACTACGGGGACTGGACCTTCCATCCCGGCCGCTTCCCCGATCCGGCGGCCATGGTCGCCCGCCTCCACCGGCTCGGCTTCAAGGTGATGCTGTGGCTCGTGCCGTACGTGACACCGGACTCCCCCACCGCGCGGCAGCTCGGCGACCGGGGCCTGCTGGTCCGCGAGACCGGCGCCGGTACCGGCACGGACGGGCGGGCCAAGGTCGCCTCATGGTGGAACGGCTGGAGCGCCGGACTCGATCTGCTCGACCCCCGGGCCCGGGCCTGGCTCACCGGCCGCCTGGAAGCCCTGCGCGACGACATCGGCATCGACGGGTTCAAGTTCGACGGCGGGGACGCGCCCTGGTGGCGCTCGCTCGGCTGCGCGGATCCGGAGGCCTACACCCACGCGTGGAACCGCTTCGGTGTCGACTGGCCCCTCAACGAGTTCCGCGACGCCTGGCGGGCGGCCGGCCTGCCGCTCGCACAGCGCCAGCAGGACAAGTACCACCTGTGGGAGGGCCGCTTCGGGCTGGACAGCCTGATCCCGAACGCCCTGGCCCAGGCCCTGACCGGCCATGCGTTCACCTGTCCCGACATGATCGGCGGTGGCGAGTTCCGGTTCGTCCCGGGCGAGGGCGGCGAGGGTTTCGACGAGGAACTGTTCGTCCGCTACGCCCAGATCGCAGCACTGTTCCCGATGATGCAGTTCTCCATGGCCCCGTGGCGGGTGCTCTCCCCCGACAACCTCGCCATCGTCCGCGAGGCCGCCCGGATCCACACGGAGTTCGCCCCGGAGATCCTCTCCCTCGCCGCGCACGCCGCCGCCACGGGCGAACCGATCCAGCGGCCCCTGGAGTGGGCCTTCCCCCACCAGGGCTACGCGGCGGTCACCGACCAGTTCATGCTGGGCGACACCTTGATGGTGGCTCCGGTGGTGACCAAGGGCGCGGACGGGCGCGAGGTCCGCATCCCGCCCGGCACCTGGCGGGCCGACGACGGCCGTTCCTACGTGGGCCCGGCGACGGTGTGGATCGACGCACCGCCGGCCCGGCTGCCGTATCTGCGCAGGACGGCCGCGCCGGAGGCCTGA